In a genomic window of Seriola aureovittata isolate HTS-2021-v1 ecotype China chromosome 11, ASM2101889v1, whole genome shotgun sequence:
- the map3k20a gene encoding mitogen-activated protein kinase kinase kinase 20 isoform X3: MSSPSASFVQIKFDDILFYENCGGGSFGSVYRARWISQDKEVAVKKLLKIENEAEILSVLSHRNIIQFYGAIVEAPNYGIVTEYASGGSLYDYLSSDQSEDMDMGQIMTWAADIARGIHYLHSEAPVKVIHRDLKSRNVVLAADKVLKICDFGASKFLTHTTHMSLVGTFPWMAPEVIQSLPVSETCDTFSYGVVLWEMLTREIPFKGLEGLQVAWLVVEKNERLTIPSGCPVSFAELMRNCWAAEPKERPMFKQILSTLESMSNDSQLPQQCNSFLHNKAEWRCEIEATLERLKKLERDLSTKEQELKERERRLKMWERKLIEQSNSPLFLPVAKKISAKSFYQSKTEESNSSQMSCQITTSSNEEVNLQSVMKGFGDMFSTDFAGPVLHSGMQVNMQAKQNSSKSSCVREGHKINMTLGTGGFTWSDDSE, from the exons ATGTCGTCTCCAAGTGCCTCTTTCGTGCAAATCAAGTTCGATGACATTCTCTTCTACGAGAACTGTGGTGGTGGCAGCTTCGGAAGTGTGTACAGAGCCAGGTGGATCTCCCAGGACAAAGAGGTGGCTGTGAAAAAACTGCTCAAGATTGAAAACGAG GCTGAaatcctcagtgtcctcagccACCGTAACATCATTCAGTTCTATGGTGCAATTGTGGAGGCTCCCAACTATGGAATCGTCACCG AGTATGCAAGCGGTGGGTCGTTGTATGATTACCTGTCCAGTGATCAGAGCGAGGACATGGACATGGGACAAATCATGACATGGGCTGCAGACATTGCCAGAG GGATTCACTATTTACACTCAGAGGCACCAGTTAAGGTGATCCACAGAGACCTGAAGTCCAGGAATG ttgttTTAGCTGCAGACAAAGTTCTCAAG ATTTGTGATTTTGGAGCATCTAAGTTCTTgacgcacacaacacacatgtcTTTGGTTGGCACGTTTCCGTGGATGGCTCCAGAAGTGATCCAGAGCCTGCCTGTGTCTGAGACTTGTGACACTTTCTCCTATGGTGTG GTGCTTTGGGAGATGCTCACCCGTGAGATACCCTTCAAAGGCCTGGAAGGCTTACAAGTGGCCTGGCTGGTGGTGGAGAAAAATGAG aggtTAACCATCCCTAGTGGCTGTCCTGTCAGCTTTGCTGAGCTCATGAGGAACTGCTGGGCAGCAGAGCCAAAA gAAAGGCCAATGTTCAAGCAGATCCTCTCTACTTTGGAGTCCATGTCTAATGACAGCCAACTTCCTCAACAGTGCAACTCTTTCCTTCACAACAAGGCTGAATGGAG GTGTGAGATTGAAGCTACACTTGAGAGACTTAAGAAGCTGGAGAGGGACCTGAGCACTAAAGAACAGGAGCTGAAGGAGCGAGAGCGCCGTCTAAAGATGTGGGAGCGCAAACTCATTGAACAGTCCAACAGCCCG ctCTTCTTACCTGTGGCAAAAAAGATAAGCGCTAAGTCGTTCTATCAGTCAAAGACGGAGGAATCAAACAGTTCACAGATGTCGTGTCAGATCACAACCTCCAGTAACGAGGAGGTGAATCTGCAGTCCGTGATGAAAGGCTTTGGGGACATGTTTTCAACGGACTTCGCCGGGCCTGTCCTGCACTCTGGCATGCAAGTCAACATGCAGGCAAAGCAGAACTCCTCCAAGTCGAGCTGTGTCAGAGAAGGACACAAAATCAACATGACTCTGGGGACAGGAGGCTTCACATGGTCTGACGACAGTGAATAA